ACTACGACATCAATCGCCCGGCCGATGGAATGCCTGCCCCTGAAAGTTTGGTGCCGGGTCAAAAAGGCCAAGGTACCATTATTGTGAACGAAAGTGCGTTGGGTAAATTTGGTTTTGGCACGCCCGAGCAGGCGCTTGGTAAGGTGATTGAGGTGGGCGTTGATTTTAATCCGAATCAACCCACTATGGTCGACCTCACCATTATTGGTGTGGTGCCCGATATGCACTTTCAAAGCCTGCGTCGGGTGGTGCGGCCGGAAATTTATCAGCTTAATGCCAACAACTGGCGCACCTTGACGGTCAGGTTTTCAGGTAATGGCAACCAATTGGTAAAAGATATTCAGGAGGTATGGCGCTCGCAAGTAACCGATGAGCCTTTTCGCCACCAGTTTGTGGTTGATCGTATGGCCGGTGAATTCGAACAGGAAAGTCGTCAGTCCACGCTCCTTGGTATCTTCGCGGGTTTGGCCATTGTAATAGCCTGCCTTGGGCTTTACGGCTTGGCGGCATTTACTGCCGAGCGGCGCACTAAGGAAATTGGCATTCGCAAGGTGATGGGTGCCCGTGCTCGCGACATAGTGGCCTTGATGCTGTGGCAATTTTCCAAGCCTGTGCTGTTGGCCAATGTGATTGCCTGGCCACTTGCGAGCTGGATTATGATTAACTGGTTATCGCAATTTCCCTACCGCTTAGATAGCTGGGTGCTCATACCCGTATGTCTTGTGGCGGGCGCTTTGGCCTTGGCCATCGCCTGGTTGACAGTGGGCGGCAACGCGGCCCGGGTGGCAATGGCTAACCCCGTAAAAGCCTTGCGATACGAGTAACATTAACACGCAGGGGCGGTGGCAATAGAATGTGTCATCGCCCTTTTTTGTTGCCAGATATTGGGTAGGCGCATAGTGGCCCAGCCGTCGGGTTTATCGCGCGCACATGCACTGGATGAATTTTGCACCCAAGGTACTTGCCTGGTACATAGTGCCGGTTCCGAATATGAGCCGCTATGATTGCCTGAATATTTGCAGCTTGACTTAAACGGATTTTCATCAGCCAATGCTCATATTGAAACGCCCTGTGATCTATCTCTTGATGCCTGCTAAACAGGGCAATTACTCATTGGATTGCCTGCAGTGCAGGCTGGCTGCCTGATAACCCCATTGAATCCACGCCTCGTCGCCTTTTTGGGCAAATATTTCGTTGCGCCCGTGGTAGAGGGTTTTGGGTTGTTGGGTATCGCGCAACATCAGCGACGTGCTGTCGCCGCGCTCGGCAATAAGTGTGGGCGGTTGGGTGTCGAAAAAGGTGATGATGAATTCGTTTTTAGGGTCGTTTTCGCAGTAAAAACTTACCGGGCCTTGGTAATTAACCAGCCGGTACCGGGCCTGTAGCTCGGCGATGCGCTGGGTGTAATTTTGCGAAACACAGGCCTGTTTGTCTGCGGCCTTCCAGCAATCGTTGCGGCCTTTTATCCAGCCCCGTTGTTCGGCGGCAAGCCGTGGCGGGTGTTCATTGGTGGCCTTTTGCTTCGCTTGTTGGTAAACCTTGGCAAGTTGCTGGTCTAGTTCTGCCAATGTGCTGTTGCTGCAGATCATTTGCTCAACGTCGGTTAGAGATGATTGCTTGCAATCAAAGCTTGGGGCGGCAATGGACGCTGAATTGAACACCTGCTCGTGAATGTACTCACACCAGGCGCGGCTGTTGCGCGCAGGTGTTGTGGGTTTACCGCGAATGCCTAGTTTAAATTCAATCACCGATTGCCATTCCAGAGAGCCGAGGTCTGGCCCGTGGCCCTGGCCGTCGCCTGTGCTGATTTTTTCATCTACCGCTTGATACCATTGGGGCGAGCAAAGTGGCTCGCTATTTACCTCGCTTGTTTTGTTGGCGTGGGAGGCTGTGCAGCCAGTGAGTACCATCAGCAACAGCAGGGCCGAGCAAAACTTGGTCAGGTTAAAGGGCGAAATCATAAGCGAGCGCTCCGTGGCAGATGCGTTTATGGCAATGTTCAATGGCGATAGCAGTAGGGGTTTTGCAGCCAGCCTACAGCCGAGCCTAGCGTTTGCATGCAGTCAGGTCAAAGCCAAGGGTTGCAGTATTTAAACGGGCCCTGCGGTTTTACTGCTGCGGTGGGCCGGGCCTTGAGGTAAGCTGTGCGCCTTTATTGTTGCAACCAACGAGAGTATTGCATGAAATTGTTACAGGTCCCCGAATTCGACATTCAATCTGTGAAAGGGTTTCTTGCCGATGACGAAGGTGAGGGGCTGTACCAGCTGGCATTGACCGCCAGTCAAATGGGCCCGTGCCTTGAGGTGGGCAGCTATTGCGGCAAATCCACCGTGTATTTGGGAGCCGCCTGCCAGCAGCAGGGGCAAACATTATTTGCAGTAGATCATCACCGCGGGTCGGAAGAGCACCAATTGGGTGAGGAGTATCACGATCCGGAACTCTACGATGGCCAAGCACAAAAGATGGATAGTTTTCGCACCTTTCGCGATACACTGCAGCGCGCGCGA
This genomic stretch from Simiduia sp. 21SJ11W-1 harbors:
- a CDS encoding lysozyme inhibitor LprI family protein, whose protein sequence is MISPFNLTKFCSALLLLMVLTGCTASHANKTSEVNSEPLCSPQWYQAVDEKISTGDGQGHGPDLGSLEWQSVIEFKLGIRGKPTTPARNSRAWCEYIHEQVFNSASIAAPSFDCKQSSLTDVEQMICSNSTLAELDQQLAKVYQQAKQKATNEHPPRLAAEQRGWIKGRNDCWKAADKQACVSQNYTQRIAELQARYRLVNYQGPVSFYCENDPKNEFIITFFDTQPPTLIAERGDSTSLMLRDTQQPKTLYHGRNEIFAQKGDEAWIQWGYQAASLHCRQSNE
- a CDS encoding class I SAM-dependent methyltransferase — translated: MKLLQVPEFDIQSVKGFLADDEGEGLYQLALTASQMGPCLEVGSYCGKSTVYLGAACQQQGQTLFAVDHHRGSEEHQLGEEYHDPELYDGQAQKMDSFRTFRDTLQRARLEYTVVPVVAPSAVAARHWATPLALVFIDGGHALETALADYRSWAAHVIPGGLLLIHDIFPDPADGGQAPYDIYKLALASGLFEALPTINTLGVLRRIA